In a single window of the Deinococcus aetherius genome:
- the rplR gene encoding 50S ribosomal protein L18: MANLTAERRKLRARRKVRVAAGDRLRLSVFRSSKHIYAQIIDDQSGVTLAAASSNAVKTGTKTDTAAAVGRALAEAAAAKGVRQVVFDRGGYKYHGRVKALADAAREGGLDF; the protein is encoded by the coding sequence ATGGCGAACCTGACCGCAGAGCGCCGCAAGCTGCGCGCCCGCCGCAAGGTGCGCGTGGCCGCCGGGGACCGTCTCCGGCTGAGCGTGTTCCGCTCCAGCAAGCATATCTACGCCCAGATCATTGACGACCAGAGCGGCGTCACGCTGGCCGCCGCCTCAAGCAACGCCGTCAAGACGGGGACCAAGACCGACACCGCCGCCGCCGTCGGCCGGGCGCTGGCCGAGGCCGCCGCCGCCAAGGGCGTGAGGCAGGTTGTCTTCGACCGTGGGGGGTACAAGTACCACGGACGTGTGAAGGCGCTCGCGGACGCGGCGCGGGAGGGTGGCCTTGACTTCTAA
- the rplE gene encoding 50S ribosomal protein L5, translated as MQTLKTKYNEQVRPALMGQFGYSSIMAVPRIEKIVVNEGLGSSKEDSKAIDRAARELSLITLQKPIVTKAKKSISNFKLRQGMPVGIKVTLRNERMYVFLEKLINIGLPRIRDFRGINPNAFDGRGNYNLGIKEQLIFPEITYDMVDKVRGMDITIVTTAKTDEEARALLQAMGLPFRK; from the coding sequence ATGCAGACGCTCAAAACGAAGTACAACGAGCAGGTGCGCCCCGCGCTGATGGGGCAGTTCGGCTACTCGTCGATTATGGCCGTGCCGCGCATCGAGAAGATCGTGGTGAACGAGGGCCTGGGCTCCTCCAAGGAGGACAGCAAGGCCATCGACCGGGCGGCGCGCGAGCTCTCGCTCATCACCCTGCAAAAGCCCATCGTCACCAAGGCGAAGAAGAGCATCTCCAACTTCAAGCTGCGCCAGGGGATGCCGGTCGGCATCAAGGTCACGCTGCGCAATGAACGTATGTACGTGTTCCTGGAGAAGCTGATCAACATCGGGCTGCCGCGCATCCGTGACTTCCGGGGGATCAACCCCAACGCCTTCGACGGGCGCGGGAACTACAACCTGGGCATCAAGGAGCAGCTGATCTTCCCCGAGATCACCTATGATATGGTCGACAAGGTGCGCGGTATGGACATTACCATCGTCACGACCGCCAAGACCGACGAGGAAGCTCGCGCGCTGCTCCAGGCGATGGGTCTCCCGTTCCGCAAGTAA
- the rpsK gene encoding 30S ribosomal protein S11 produces MARPTKGKTPRRARRNISAGRAYVSASYNNTIVTITDLDGNSVAWSSGGTIGYKGSKKGTPYAAQLAAADAVKKAQQTFGMNVVDVIVRGTGSGREQAIRAIQASGIEVKSIMDDSPVPHNGCRPKKKFRA; encoded by the coding sequence ATGGCGAGACCTACTAAGGGTAAGACCCCCCGCCGCGCCCGGCGCAACATCAGCGCGGGTCGCGCGTACGTCAGCGCGAGCTACAACAACACCATCGTGACGATCACCGACCTCGACGGCAACAGTGTGGCGTGGTCGAGCGGCGGCACCATCGGCTACAAGGGCAGCAAGAAGGGGACGCCCTACGCCGCTCAGCTCGCCGCCGCCGACGCGGTGAAAAAGGCCCAGCAGACCTTCGGAATGAACGTCGTGGACGTGATCGTGCGCGGCACCGGCTCGGGCCGCGAGCAGGCGATCCGCGCCATTCAGGCCTCCGGCATCGAGGTCAAGTCGATCATGGACGACAGCCCCGTTCCCCACAACGGCTGCCGTCCCAAGAAGAAGTTCCGCGCCTAA
- the rplO gene encoding 50S ribosomal protein L15, producing MKLHELTPAPGSRKNRKRVGRGPGGTDKTAGRGHKGQKARSGAGKGQFFEGGRSTLISRLPKRGFNNIGTTYEVINLSQLAAVEGDTLDRAALERAGLVRRKNRPLKLLARGEVTRAVTIHVDAASEAAVQAVQAAGGRVVLPDAGADAGSENAEQAG from the coding sequence GTGAAACTGCACGAACTTACCCCCGCGCCCGGCAGCCGCAAGAACCGCAAACGCGTGGGCCGTGGTCCCGGCGGCACCGACAAGACCGCCGGGCGCGGGCACAAGGGCCAGAAGGCACGCAGCGGCGCGGGCAAGGGCCAGTTCTTCGAGGGCGGCCGCTCGACGCTGATCAGCCGCCTGCCCAAGCGCGGCTTCAACAACATCGGCACGACGTACGAGGTCATCAACCTCTCGCAGCTCGCGGCCGTGGAGGGCGACACCCTCGACCGCGCCGCGCTGGAGCGGGCGGGGCTGGTGCGCCGCAAGAACCGTCCCCTCAAGCTCCTCGCCCGGGGTGAGGTGACCCGCGCCGTGACGATCCACGTCGATGCCGCCAGCGAGGCTGCCGTCCAGGCGGTGCAGGCGGCGGGCGGACGGGTCGTCCTGCCGGACGCCGGGGCGGACGCGGGCAGCGAGAACGCCGAGCAGGCGGGCTAA
- the rpsM gene encoding 30S ribosomal protein S13, protein MARVAGVDLPREKRIEIALTYIYGIGLTRSKEVLAQTGISPDTRVKNLSETEQSALRDAVERTYKVEGDLRSEIGQNIKRLMDIGAYRGLRHRRGLPVRGQRTKTNARTRKGPRKTVAGKKKATRK, encoded by the coding sequence ATGGCGCGAGTTGCCGGAGTGGACCTTCCGCGCGAGAAGCGCATCGAGATCGCCCTGACCTATATCTACGGGATCGGCCTGACCCGCTCCAAGGAAGTCCTCGCGCAGACCGGGATCAGCCCCGACACCCGCGTGAAGAACCTCAGCGAGACCGAGCAGAGCGCCCTGCGTGACGCCGTCGAGCGGACCTACAAGGTCGAGGGCGACCTGCGCAGCGAGATCGGTCAGAACATCAAGCGCCTGATGGACATCGGCGCCTACCGGGGCCTGCGTCACCGCCGTGGCCTGCCCGTGCGCGGCCAGCGTACCAAGACGAACGCCCGCACCCGTAAGGGACCGCGCAAGACCGTCGCCGGGAAGAAGAAAGCGACGAGGAAGTAA
- a CDS encoding type Z 30S ribosomal protein S14 produces the protein MAKTSKVVKAERGSKFAVQNYNRCSRCGRARSYYRFFGLCRICIRELAHKGELPGVKKSSW, from the coding sequence ATGGCGAAGACCTCGAAAGTTGTGAAGGCGGAGCGCGGCAGCAAGTTCGCTGTGCAGAACTACAACCGCTGCTCCCGCTGTGGCCGTGCCCGTAGCTACTACCGCTTCTTCGGCCTGTGCCGCATCTGCATCCGCGAGCTGGCGCACAAGGGCGAACTGCCCGGTGTGAAGAAGAGCAGCTGGTAA
- a CDS encoding class I SAM-dependent methyltransferase encodes MENAEFTDPRLVPVYDALYPWGPPEALFLALANETPAVRVADVGCGTGRITLALAEAGHTVTGVDPARASLDAARAKPGAERVVWLEGKADVLPSVPFDLALMTSHVAQFIVDDAEWDVTLAHLRRALVPGGRLIFDSRDPRARGWEAWNPTDSREEATLPDGREVVSWTEVTEVAGELVTFLTHYIFSGGKEELFSLGTLRFRPEETLRSSLERAGFEIEHIFGGWQREPVGQGDGEFIVIARAK; translated from the coding sequence GTGGAGAATGCTGAATTCACTGACCCCCGACTCGTGCCCGTCTACGACGCTCTGTACCCGTGGGGTCCCCCAGAAGCCCTTTTCCTCGCGCTGGCGAACGAGACGCCCGCCGTCCGGGTGGCGGACGTGGGCTGCGGGACGGGCCGCATCACCCTGGCACTGGCGGAGGCGGGCCACACGGTCACAGGCGTTGATCCCGCTCGCGCCTCCCTCGACGCCGCAAGGGCCAAGCCGGGCGCGGAACGGGTGGTCTGGCTGGAGGGCAAGGCCGACGTGCTGCCCTCCGTCCCCTTCGACCTCGCCCTGATGACCAGCCACGTCGCGCAATTCATCGTGGACGACGCGGAATGGGACGTGACCCTGGCCCACCTGCGCCGCGCCCTGGTTCCCGGCGGGCGGCTCATTTTCGACTCGCGTGACCCCAGGGCGCGTGGTTGGGAAGCCTGGAATCCCACCGACTCCCGCGAGGAGGCCACCTTGCCGGATGGGCGTGAAGTCGTGAGCTGGACGGAGGTCACCGAGGTCGCGGGCGAGTTGGTCACCTTCCTCACCCACTACATCTTTTCCGGTGGCAAGGAGGAGCTGTTTTCCCTGGGGACTCTCCGCTTCCGCCCCGAGGAAACCCTGCGTTCCTCCCTGGAGCGGGCCGGGTTCGAGATCGAACACATTTTCGGTGGGTGGCAGCGTGAGCCTGTCGGGCAAGGGGACGGCGAATTCATTGTGATAGCCCGGGCCAAATAG
- the rpmD gene encoding 50S ribosomal protein L30 produces the protein MKVTLRRSVIGRPSNQVETVKALGLRKIGDTRELADTPSVRGMIKTVEHLLEVEA, from the coding sequence GTGAAAGTCACCCTGAGGCGCAGCGTCATCGGTCGTCCGAGTAATCAGGTCGAGACCGTGAAGGCGCTGGGCCTGCGCAAGATCGGCGACACCCGTGAACTGGCGGATACACCCTCGGTGCGCGGCATGATCAAGACCGTGGAGCACCTCCTGGAGGTGGAAGCGTGA
- the rplX gene encoding 50S ribosomal protein L24, producing the protein MPLPSAGSHHNNKLHVKKGDTVVVLRGKHKGQTGKVLLALPEDAKVVVEGVNLVTKHVKPSASNPQGGIEQREGAMHASKVALVDPETGKATRVRKTLVDGKKVRVAVKSGKVID; encoded by the coding sequence ATGCCTCTTCCCAGTGCCGGGTCCCACCACAACAACAAGCTCCACGTCAAGAAGGGCGACACCGTGGTCGTCCTGCGCGGCAAGCACAAGGGCCAGACCGGCAAGGTGCTGCTCGCTCTCCCCGAGGACGCCAAGGTCGTCGTTGAGGGCGTGAACCTCGTGACCAAGCACGTCAAGCCCTCGGCGAGCAACCCCCAGGGCGGCATCGAGCAGCGCGAGGGCGCCATGCACGCGAGCAAGGTTGCGCTGGTGGACCCCGAGACCGGCAAGGCCACCCGCGTGCGCAAGACCCTCGTGGACGGCAAGAAGGTCCGCGTCGCCGTGAAGAGCGGCAAGGTCATCGACTAA
- the secY gene encoding preprotein translocase subunit SecY gives MLRAFRDAFRIPDLRRKIVFTLLLLAVYRLGSTIPTPGVNTAALQQATSGGLFGLISLISGGNLSQFSIFALGVLPYITASIVIQLLTTTVPTLEKLSKEGEEGRKRINQYTRYAAVGLGTLQALFFSLYITSNPAFIAVGWAPGLFTVLVMVLTQVAGIAFTLWIGERMTEVGVGNGISLIITAGIIANYPREIAATGELFRTEQVSLLQILAFVAVILVTIAGIVYVYQGERRVPVTYARARGGAPGGAARNLGGQATWLPIKVNQAGVIPVIFASAMLIIPNLIGSATATRAPGVNAFIQTYLTVGSPWYLVLEGLLIFGFTYLYNSVQFDPRRISEQLREAGGFIPGVRPGVPTAEYLGGISGRLSLWGAIFLVILTVVPQVVQRLTGITTFQFSGTGLLIIVGVALETLKQLEAQLTVRRYDGFISKGRIRGRLNN, from the coding sequence ATGCTGCGCGCCTTCCGTGACGCGTTCCGAATTCCGGACCTGCGGCGGAAGATTGTCTTCACCCTGCTGCTGCTCGCCGTGTACCGCCTCGGGAGCACCATCCCGACGCCGGGCGTGAACACGGCGGCACTCCAACAGGCCACCTCGGGTGGCCTTTTCGGGTTGATCAGCCTGATCTCGGGCGGCAATCTTTCGCAGTTCTCGATCTTCGCCCTCGGCGTGCTGCCGTACATCACAGCGAGCATCGTGATCCAGCTTCTGACCACCACCGTCCCCACGCTGGAGAAACTCAGCAAGGAGGGCGAGGAGGGTCGCAAGCGGATCAACCAGTACACCCGCTACGCCGCCGTGGGGCTGGGGACGTTGCAGGCCCTGTTCTTTTCGCTGTACATCACCAGCAATCCGGCCTTCATCGCGGTAGGCTGGGCCCCCGGCCTCTTTACCGTCCTTGTCATGGTGCTGACCCAGGTGGCGGGCATCGCCTTCACCCTCTGGATCGGCGAGCGCATGACCGAGGTGGGAGTTGGCAACGGCATCAGCCTGATCATCACGGCGGGCATCATCGCCAATTACCCGCGCGAGATCGCGGCGACCGGGGAACTCTTCCGCACCGAGCAGGTCTCCCTGCTCCAGATTCTCGCCTTCGTCGCCGTCATCCTGGTGACCATCGCGGGCATCGTGTACGTGTACCAGGGCGAGCGGCGGGTGCCCGTCACCTACGCGCGGGCGCGGGGCGGGGCTCCGGGCGGCGCGGCGCGCAACCTGGGCGGGCAGGCGACCTGGCTCCCCATCAAGGTGAACCAGGCGGGCGTAATTCCGGTGATCTTCGCCTCGGCCATGCTGATCATCCCCAACCTGATCGGCAGCGCCACGGCGACCCGGGCGCCCGGGGTGAACGCCTTTATCCAGACGTACCTGACGGTGGGCAGCCCGTGGTACCTCGTGCTGGAAGGCCTGCTGATCTTCGGGTTCACGTACCTGTACAACAGCGTGCAGTTCGACCCCCGGCGCATCAGCGAGCAACTGCGTGAGGCGGGCGGCTTCATCCCCGGCGTGCGTCCGGGTGTGCCCACCGCCGAGTACCTGGGCGGGATCAGCGGCCGATTGAGCCTCTGGGGCGCGATCTTCCTGGTCATCCTGACGGTCGTGCCGCAAGTCGTCCAACGGCTGACGGGCATCACGACCTTCCAGTTCAGCGGCACGGGCCTGCTGATCATCGTGGGCGTGGCGCTCGAAACCCTCAAGCAGCTCGAAGCGCAGCTCACGGTGCGGCGCTACGACGGCTTCATCAGCAAGGGCCGGATTCGCGGACGCCTGAACAACTGA
- the rpmJ gene encoding 50S ribosomal protein L36, with amino-acid sequence MKVRSSVKRMCDNCKVIRRHGRVVVICTNVKHKQRQG; translated from the coding sequence ATGAAAGTTCGCAGCAGTGTCAAGAGGATGTGCGACAACTGCAAGGTGATCCGCCGTCACGGGCGCGTGGTGGTCATCTGCACCAACGTCAAGCACAAGCAGAGGCAGGGCTGA
- the rplQ gene encoding 50S ribosomal protein L17 gives MRHGKAGRKLNRNSSARVALARAQATALLREGRIQTTLTKAKELRPYVEKLITTAKGGDLHARRLVARDIHDNDVVRKVMDEVAPKYADRPGGYTRILRVGTRRGDGVTMALIELV, from the coding sequence ATGCGTCACGGCAAAGCCGGTCGCAAGCTCAACCGCAACAGCAGCGCCCGCGTCGCCCTGGCCCGTGCCCAGGCGACGGCGCTGCTGCGCGAGGGCCGTATCCAGACGACCCTCACGAAGGCCAAGGAGCTGCGCCCCTACGTTGAGAAGCTGATCACCACCGCCAAGGGCGGCGACCTCCACGCCCGCCGCCTCGTCGCCCGCGACATCCACGACAACGACGTGGTGCGCAAGGTGATGGACGAGGTGGCCCCCAAGTACGCTGACCGTCCCGGCGGCTACACCCGCATCCTGCGCGTGGGCACCCGCCGCGGCGACGGCGTGACGATGGCGCTGATCGAACTCGTCTGA
- the rplF gene encoding 50S ribosomal protein L6: MSRIGRQPIAVPSGVTVNADPGLFRVKGPRGELTVPFNSELSIRQQDGQLLVERPSDRQEHRALHGLTRTLVANAVKGVSDGFTINLELRGVGYRARLVGRNLELTIGFSHPVVIEPPAGVTFAVPEPTRIDVSGIDKQLVGQVAANVRKVRKPDAYHGKGVRFVGEQIALKAGKAGATGGKGKK; this comes from the coding sequence ATGTCACGTATTGGCAGACAACCCATCGCCGTGCCCAGCGGCGTGACCGTGAACGCCGACCCCGGCCTGTTCCGCGTCAAGGGACCGAGGGGCGAACTCACCGTCCCCTTCAACTCCGAGTTGAGCATCCGCCAGCAGGACGGCCAGCTTCTCGTCGAGCGGCCCAGTGACCGCCAGGAGCACCGCGCCCTGCACGGTCTGACCCGCACGCTGGTCGCCAACGCCGTCAAGGGCGTTTCCGACGGCTTCACCATCAACCTCGAATTGCGCGGCGTCGGTTACCGCGCCCGCCTGGTGGGCCGGAACCTGGAGCTGACCATCGGCTTTAGCCACCCCGTCGTCATCGAGCCGCCCGCCGGGGTCACCTTCGCGGTGCCCGAGCCCACGCGCATCGATGTGAGCGGGATCGACAAGCAGCTTGTCGGGCAGGTGGCGGCGAACGTCCGCAAGGTGCGCAAGCCCGACGCCTACCACGGCAAGGGTGTGCGCTTCGTCGGCGAGCAGATCGCCCTCAAGGCCGGTAAGGCCGGTGCCACGGGCGGGAAAGGGAAGAAGTAA
- the rpsE gene encoding 30S ribosomal protein S5, which translates to MTSNRRNDRERETSEFEERMLFVNRTSKTYQGGRRFRFAALVILGDRNGRVGMGIGKAKEVPVAIEKAKAIARKNMIQVPVENGTIPHDIVGANSTSRVLLKPAAPGTGVIAGTVPRSIAELAGITNMLSKELGSRNKVNVAYAVFDGLRNLRTAKQVRAIRGVDFAPAAPVTQAGGAQ; encoded by the coding sequence TTGACTTCTAACCGTCGAAATGACCGTGAGCGCGAGACGAGCGAGTTCGAGGAGCGGATGCTCTTCGTCAACCGCACGTCCAAGACCTACCAGGGTGGCCGCCGCTTCCGCTTCGCCGCGCTCGTGATCCTCGGGGACCGCAATGGTCGCGTGGGCATGGGCATCGGCAAGGCGAAGGAGGTGCCCGTCGCCATCGAGAAGGCCAAGGCCATCGCGCGCAAGAACATGATCCAGGTGCCCGTGGAGAACGGCACCATTCCCCACGACATCGTGGGCGCGAACTCGACGAGCCGCGTGCTGCTCAAGCCCGCCGCCCCCGGCACGGGCGTGATCGCGGGCACCGTGCCCCGCTCCATCGCCGAACTCGCGGGCATCACCAACATGCTCTCGAAGGAACTTGGCAGCCGCAACAAGGTCAACGTGGCCTACGCGGTGTTCGACGGCCTTAGAAATCTCCGCACCGCCAAGCAGGTGCGCGCGATTCGTGGCGTGGACTTCGCTCCCGCCGCGCCCGTCACCCAGGCTGGAGGTGCCCAGTGA
- the rpsD gene encoding 30S ribosomal protein S4 — protein sequence MGRFRGSITKLSRREGINLAETEKVQKYLDRRPYAPGQHGQRRGRGRPSDYSVRLREKQKLSRLYGMSEKQFRNLFEEAANVPGVTGTVFLQLLERRLDNVVFRMGFASTRRQARQFVGHGHVLVNGKRVDIPSYRVKIGDEISVSEKSRQMGFIQENMEAQKRRRTSPWIELNPDTFSGTFSRLPAREDLALPINENFIIEYYSR from the coding sequence ATGGGTCGTTTCCGTGGTTCCATCACCAAGCTCAGCCGCCGCGAGGGCATCAACCTTGCGGAGACCGAGAAAGTTCAGAAGTACCTTGACCGCCGCCCCTACGCGCCCGGCCAGCACGGTCAGCGCCGGGGCCGGGGTCGTCCCAGCGACTACTCCGTGCGTCTGCGCGAAAAGCAGAAACTCTCCCGCCTGTACGGCATGAGCGAGAAGCAGTTCCGCAACCTCTTCGAGGAGGCGGCGAACGTTCCCGGCGTGACGGGCACGGTGTTCCTGCAACTGCTGGAGCGCCGCCTCGACAACGTGGTCTTCCGCATGGGCTTCGCCTCGACCCGCAGGCAGGCCCGGCAGTTCGTCGGCCACGGGCACGTGCTCGTGAACGGCAAGCGCGTGGACATCCCCAGCTACCGCGTGAAGATCGGCGACGAGATCAGCGTTTCCGAGAAGAGTCGCCAGATGGGCTTTATCCAGGAGAACATGGAGGCGCAGAAGCGCCGCCGGACCAGCCCCTGGATCGAGCTGAACCCCGACACCTTTAGCGGCACCTTCTCGCGCCTGCCCGCGCGCGAGGACCTGGCGCTGCCTATTAACGAGAACTTCATCATCGAGTATTACTCGCGCTAA
- the rpsH gene encoding 30S ribosomal protein S8, protein MLSDPIADMLTRIRNATRTYKESVDIPASKFKEELARLLVREGYVAGVERVRPEGQKFDVLRVTLKYGQKREQVIKHIERISRPGRRAYVSADNLPRIQRGLGLAVVSTSKGLLADREARRQGVGGEVVCVLW, encoded by the coding sequence ATGCTGAGTGACCCCATCGCCGACATGCTCACGCGCATCCGCAACGCGACGCGCACCTACAAGGAGAGCGTCGACATCCCGGCCTCCAAGTTCAAGGAGGAACTCGCCCGGCTCCTCGTGCGCGAAGGCTATGTGGCGGGCGTCGAGCGCGTCCGCCCCGAGGGCCAGAAGTTCGACGTGCTGCGCGTGACCCTCAAGTACGGCCAGAAGCGTGAGCAGGTCATCAAGCACATCGAGCGCATCAGCCGTCCCGGCCGCCGCGCGTACGTGAGCGCCGACAACCTCCCCCGCATCCAGCGCGGCCTGGGCCTGGCGGTCGTCTCGACCAGCAAGGGCCTGCTTGCCGACCGTGAGGCCCGTCGTCAGGGCGTCGGCGGCGAAGTCGTCTGCGTTCTCTGGTAA
- the infA gene encoding translation initiation factor IF-1, producing MPEQREKRKKEESDTVRAEGVVEEALPNTTFRVKLDTGHDILAYISGKMRIHYIRILPGDRVVLEISPYDTSRGRIVYRK from the coding sequence ATGCCGGAACAGCGGGAGAAGCGCAAGAAGGAAGAGTCCGATACCGTGCGGGCGGAGGGCGTGGTCGAAGAGGCGCTGCCGAACACCACGTTCCGGGTGAAGCTCGACACCGGGCACGACATTCTGGCGTACATCAGCGGTAAGATGCGCATTCACTACATCCGCATCCTGCCGGGGGACCGTGTGGTTCTGGAGATCAGCCCGTACGACACGTCGCGCGGGCGCATCGTCTACCGCAAGTAG
- the rplN gene encoding 50S ribosomal protein L14: MIMPQSRLDVADNSGAREIMCIRVLNSGIGGKGLTTGGGGNKRYAHVGDIIVASVKDAAPRGGVKAGDVVKAVVVRTSHAIKRADGSTIRFDKNAAVIINNQGEPRGTRVFGPVARELRDRRFMKIVSLAPEVL, encoded by the coding sequence ATGATCATGCCCCAGTCCCGCCTCGACGTGGCGGACAACAGCGGCGCACGCGAGATCATGTGCATTCGCGTGCTCAACAGCGGCATCGGCGGCAAGGGCCTGACCACCGGCGGCGGCGGCAACAAGCGGTACGCCCACGTGGGGGACATCATCGTCGCCTCGGTCAAGGACGCGGCCCCGCGCGGCGGTGTGAAGGCCGGTGACGTGGTGAAGGCCGTCGTCGTACGGACCAGCCACGCGATCAAGCGTGCCGACGGCTCGACCATCCGCTTCGACAAGAACGCCGCCGTCATCATCAACAACCAGGGCGAACCGCGCGGCACCCGCGTCTTCGGGCCGGTCGCCCGCGAACTGCGCGACCGCCGTTTCATGAAGATCGTGTCGCTCGCGCCGGAGGTGCTGTAA
- a CDS encoding DNA-directed RNA polymerase subunit alpha, giving the protein MDQKRPQLKARVDGDYGEFVLEPLARGYGVTIGNPVRRILMSSIPGTAVTSVYIEDVLHEFSTIPGVREDVIRIILNLKELVVRFHSPGPKTLTLRAQGEGVVRASAFEVPSDAEIVNPNLVIANLAEDGKLVMEVRVEEGEGYVPADKHATKDRINSIPVDAVFSPVRRVAYHVENTRVGQQTDLDRLILRVWTDGSTGPQDALDKAVEILRDELTVFGNVETLPIAATVPDVQPIYTPAAPVPSSVYDLPRQPELSINPQPYPADLDTPRVTLEGLGLTTRVLHSLKEEGIDSVDALCALSDRDLKKVPGIGERSLDEIKQQLAQFGLALRD; this is encoded by the coding sequence GTGGACCAAAAGCGCCCCCAACTCAAGGCCCGTGTGGACGGCGACTACGGTGAGTTCGTGCTCGAACCGCTCGCGCGCGGCTACGGGGTCACCATCGGGAACCCCGTCCGGCGCATCCTGATGTCCTCGATTCCCGGCACCGCCGTGACGAGCGTGTACATCGAGGACGTGCTACACGAATTCTCGACCATTCCCGGCGTCCGCGAGGATGTGATCCGCATCATCCTCAACCTCAAGGAACTCGTCGTGCGGTTCCACTCGCCCGGCCCCAAGACCCTGACGCTGCGCGCCCAGGGTGAGGGCGTGGTGCGGGCGAGTGCCTTCGAGGTGCCCTCGGACGCCGAGATCGTCAACCCCAACCTGGTGATCGCCAACCTCGCCGAGGACGGCAAGCTGGTCATGGAGGTGCGCGTCGAGGAGGGTGAGGGCTACGTCCCCGCCGACAAGCACGCCACCAAGGACCGCATCAACTCGATCCCCGTGGATGCCGTGTTCTCGCCGGTGCGCCGCGTGGCCTACCACGTGGAGAACACCCGCGTGGGCCAGCAGACGGACCTCGACCGCCTGATCCTGCGGGTGTGGACGGACGGCTCGACCGGGCCGCAGGACGCGCTCGACAAGGCCGTGGAGATCCTGCGCGACGAGCTGACGGTGTTCGGCAACGTGGAGACGCTGCCCATCGCCGCCACCGTGCCCGACGTGCAGCCCATCTACACGCCTGCCGCGCCCGTGCCGTCGAGCGTGTACGACCTGCCCCGCCAGCCGGAACTCAGCATCAACCCCCAGCCGTACCCCGCCGACCTCGACACGCCGCGCGTGACACTGGAGGGGCTGGGGCTGACCACCCGGGTGCTGCACTCCCTCAAGGAGGAGGGCATCGACTCGGTGGACGCCCTGTGTGCGCTGTCCGACCGTGACCTGAAGAAGGTCCCCGGCATCGGTGAGCGCAGCCTCGACGAGATCAAGCAGCAGCTCGCGCAGTTCGGCCTGGCCCTGCGAGACTGA
- a CDS encoding adenylate kinase yields the protein MTQRKNKVVIFLGPPGAGKGTQAERLAREGGLTKISTGDILRDHVARGTELGRRVKPILDAGQLVPDDILIALIRDRLAGMEPVRVIFDGFPRTTAQAEALDMLLEELGAPVSAVPLLEVPDEVLIERIVERGRQAVASGQTPRADDTEEVARKRQQVYREQTQPLIDYYGGRSHLRHVDGVGTMDEVYARIMGTMP from the coding sequence GTGACGCAACGCAAGAACAAGGTCGTGATCTTCCTCGGCCCGCCCGGCGCGGGCAAGGGGACCCAGGCCGAGCGCCTCGCCCGCGAGGGGGGTCTGACCAAGATCAGCACCGGGGACATCCTGCGTGACCATGTGGCGCGGGGCACCGAACTCGGGCGGCGGGTCAAACCCATCCTCGACGCCGGACAGCTCGTCCCCGACGACATTCTGATCGCCCTGATCCGTGACCGCCTCGCGGGAATGGAGCCCGTCAGGGTCATCTTCGACGGCTTCCCCCGCACGACCGCGCAGGCGGAGGCGCTCGACATGCTGCTCGAGGAACTGGGCGCCCCGGTCAGCGCCGTGCCCCTCCTCGAAGTCCCCGACGAGGTGCTGATCGAGCGCATCGTCGAGCGCGGGCGGCAAGCGGTCGCCTCCGGGCAGACGCCCCGTGCGGACGACACCGAGGAGGTCGCGCGTAAGCGTCAGCAGGTCTACCGCGAGCAGACTCAGCCCCTGATCGACTACTACGGGGGGCGCAGCCACCTGCGGCATGTGGACGGGGTGGGCACGATGGACGAGGTGTACGCCCGGATCATGGGGACGATGCCGTAA